A DNA window from Streptomyces sp. 71268 contains the following coding sequences:
- the dop gene encoding depupylase/deamidase Dop codes for MTVRRVMGIETEYGISVPGHPNANAMLTSSQIVNAYAAAMHRARRARWDFEEENPLRDARGFDLARETADASQLTDEDIGLANVILTNGARLYVDHAHPEYSAPEVTNPRDAVLWDKAGERIMAEAAERAAQLPGGQSILLYKNNTDNKGASYGTHENYLMKRATPFSDIVRHLTPFFVSRQVITGAGRVGIGQDGHNHGFQLSQRADYFEVEVGLETTLKRPIINTRDEPHADAEKYRRLHVIIGDANLSEISTYLKLGTTSLVLAMIEDGFIAVDLAVDQPVRTLHQVSHDPTLRRLVTLRSGRTLTAVQLQMEYFELAHKYVEDRYGADADEQTKDVLARWEDVLGRLERDPMSLAGELDWVAKRELLEGYRRRDGLEWDAARLHLVDLQYADVRPDKGLYNRLVARGKMSRILAEDEVERAERKPPEDTRAYFRGRCLEQYADDVAAASWDSVIFDLPGRDSLQRVPTLEPLRGTRDHVKELLDRCRTAEDLVRVLSGG; via the coding sequence ATGACCGTACGGCGAGTAATGGGAATCGAGACGGAGTACGGGATCTCCGTCCCCGGCCACCCGAACGCCAATGCCATGCTCACCTCGTCCCAGATCGTCAACGCCTACGCGGCGGCGATGCACCGGGCGCGCCGCGCCCGCTGGGACTTCGAGGAGGAGAACCCGCTGCGGGACGCCCGTGGCTTCGACCTCGCCCGCGAGACCGCGGACGCCAGCCAGCTCACGGACGAGGACATCGGGCTGGCCAACGTCATCCTCACCAACGGGGCACGGCTGTACGTGGACCACGCGCACCCGGAGTACAGCGCGCCCGAGGTGACCAACCCCAGGGACGCCGTCCTGTGGGACAAGGCCGGCGAGCGGATCATGGCCGAGGCCGCCGAGCGCGCCGCGCAGCTGCCCGGTGGGCAGTCGATCCTGCTGTACAAGAACAACACGGACAACAAGGGCGCCTCCTACGGCACCCACGAGAACTACCTGATGAAGCGGGCGACGCCGTTCTCGGACATCGTTCGCCACCTCACACCCTTCTTCGTCTCGCGGCAGGTGATCACGGGCGCCGGCCGGGTCGGCATCGGGCAGGACGGCCACAACCACGGCTTCCAGCTCAGTCAGCGCGCGGACTACTTCGAGGTCGAGGTGGGCCTGGAGACGACGCTGAAGCGGCCCATCATCAACACCAGGGACGAGCCGCACGCGGACGCCGAGAAGTACCGCAGGCTGCACGTGATCATCGGCGACGCGAACCTGTCCGAGATCTCGACGTACCTCAAGCTGGGCACCACCTCGCTGGTGCTGGCCATGATCGAGGACGGCTTCATCGCCGTCGACCTCGCCGTCGACCAGCCGGTGCGTACCCTGCACCAGGTCTCCCACGACCCCACGCTGCGACGCCTTGTCACGTTGCGTAGCGGTCGCACGCTGACCGCCGTACAGCTCCAGATGGAGTACTTCGAGCTGGCCCACAAGTACGTGGAGGACCGCTACGGCGCCGACGCGGACGAGCAGACCAAGGACGTCCTGGCCCGCTGGGAGGACGTGCTCGGCCGCCTGGAGCGCGACCCGATGAGCCTGGCCGGCGAGCTGGACTGGGTCGCCAAGCGCGAACTCCTGGAGGGCTACCGGCGCCGCGACGGCCTGGAGTGGGACGCGGCCCGGCTGCACCTGGTGGACCTGCAGTACGCGGACGTACGCCCGGACAAGGGCCTGTACAACCGCCTGGTGGCGCGCGGCAAGATGTCCCGCATCCTGGCGGAGGACGAGGTCGAGCGGGCCGAGCGCAAGCCTCCTGAGGACACCAGGGCCTATTTCCGCGGGCGCTGCCTGGAACAGTACGCGGACGACGTCGCGGCGGCCTCCTGGGACTCGGTGATCTTCGACCTGCCCGGTCGCGACTCACTCCAGCGGGTGCCCACCCTGGAACCGCTGCGCGGCACCCGCGACCACGTCAAGGAACTCCTTGACCGCTGCCGCACGGCCGAGGACCTGGTCCGCGTGCTGTCGGGCGGCTGA
- the arc gene encoding proteasome ATPase, whose protein sequence is MAAHDDDINRGIRPGRGSEDPAGQVAYLEQEIAVLRRKLADSPRHTRILEERIVELQTNLAGVSAQNERLANTLREARDQIVALKEEVDRLAQPPAGFGVYLQANEDGTADIFTGGRKLRVNVSPSVELDELRRGQEVMLNEALNVVEAMEFERAGDIVTLKEILEDGERALVIGHTDEERVVRLAEPLLDAVIRPGDALLLEPRSGYVYEVIPKSEVEELVLEEVPDIDYTKIGGLGNQIELIRDAVELPYLHPDLFKEHELRPPKGVLLYGPPGCGKTLIAKAVANSLAKKVAEVTGKPAGKSFFLNIKGPELLNKYVGETERHIRLVFQRAREKASEGTPVIVFFDEMDSLFRTRGSGVSSDVENTIVPQLLSEIDGVEGLENVIVIGASNREDMIDPAILRPGRLDVKIKIERPDAEAAKDIFSKYLTPTLPVHSDDLAEHGGSRQAAVSGMIQSVVEQMYAESEENRFLEVTYANGDKEVLYFKDFNSGAMIQNIVDRAKKMAIKAFLDHNQKGLRVSHLLAACVDEFKENEDLPNTTNPDDWARISGKKGERIVFIRTLVTGKQGADTGRSIDTVANTGQYL, encoded by the coding sequence GTGGCAGCCCACGACGACGACATCAACCGCGGCATCCGGCCGGGGCGGGGGTCTGAGGACCCAGCCGGCCAGGTTGCCTATCTAGAGCAGGAAATCGCCGTCCTGCGCCGCAAGCTCGCCGACTCTCCGCGGCACACGAGGATTCTCGAAGAGCGGATCGTCGAGCTGCAGACCAACCTCGCAGGCGTGTCCGCGCAGAACGAACGGCTTGCCAATACCCTCCGTGAGGCACGCGATCAGATCGTGGCCCTCAAGGAGGAAGTCGACCGGCTGGCGCAGCCACCGGCGGGCTTCGGTGTGTATTTGCAGGCGAACGAGGACGGCACGGCGGACATCTTCACCGGTGGCCGAAAGCTCCGGGTCAATGTCAGCCCCAGCGTCGAACTCGACGAGCTCAGGCGTGGCCAGGAGGTCATGCTCAACGAGGCGCTCAACGTGGTCGAGGCCATGGAGTTCGAGCGCGCCGGGGACATCGTCACCCTCAAGGAGATCCTCGAGGACGGCGAGCGAGCCCTGGTGATCGGGCACACCGACGAGGAGCGCGTGGTGCGGCTGGCCGAGCCGCTGCTCGACGCGGTCATCCGCCCCGGTGACGCCCTGCTGCTTGAGCCGCGCTCCGGCTACGTGTACGAGGTCATCCCGAAGAGCGAGGTCGAGGAGCTCGTCCTCGAAGAGGTCCCGGACATCGACTACACCAAGATCGGCGGCCTGGGGAACCAGATCGAGCTGATCAGGGACGCGGTCGAGCTTCCATACCTGCACCCCGACCTCTTCAAGGAGCACGAACTCCGGCCGCCCAAGGGCGTCCTGCTGTACGGCCCGCCCGGCTGTGGCAAGACGCTGATCGCCAAGGCGGTGGCCAACTCCCTTGCCAAGAAGGTCGCCGAGGTGACCGGCAAGCCGGCGGGCAAGAGCTTCTTCCTGAACATCAAGGGCCCGGAGCTGCTCAACAAGTACGTCGGTGAGACCGAGCGGCACATCCGGCTCGTCTTCCAGCGGGCTCGTGAGAAGGCGAGCGAGGGCACGCCCGTCATCGTCTTCTTCGACGAGATGGACTCCCTCTTCCGCACCCGTGGCTCGGGCGTGAGCTCGGACGTGGAGAACACCATCGTCCCGCAGCTCCTGTCGGAGATCGACGGTGTGGAGGGCTTGGAGAACGTCATCGTCATCGGCGCCTCCAACCGCGAGGACATGATCGACCCGGCGATCCTGCGCCCCGGCCGCCTCGATGTGAAGATCAAGATCGAGCGTCCGGACGCGGAGGCGGCCAAGGACATCTTCTCGAAGTACCTCACGCCCACGCTTCCGGTGCACTCCGACGACCTGGCCGAACACGGCGGGTCGCGGCAGGCGGCGGTCAGCGGCATGATTCAGTCGGTCGTCGAGCAGATGTACGCCGAATCCGAGGAGAACCGCTTCCTCGAGGTCACCTACGCCAATGGTGACAAGGAAGTCCTGTACTTCAAGGACTTCAATTCGGGCGCGATGATCCAGAACATCGTCGACCGGGCCAAGAAAATGGCCATCAAGGCATTTCTCGACCACAACCAGAAGGGCCTTCGCGTCTCCCACCTGCTCGCCGCGTGCGTGGACGAGTTCAAGGAGAACGAGGACCTGCCGAACACCACGAATCCGGACGACTGGGCCCGGATTTCCGGAAAGAAGGGCGAGCGGATCGTCTTCATCCGTACGCTCGTCACCGGAAAGCAGGGGGCGGACACCGGCCGCTCCATCGACACGGTGGCGAACACCGGTCAGTACCTGTAG
- a CDS encoding ferredoxin — MTAQNEVSGNETAAAASEALEVWIDQDLCTGDGICAQYAPEVFELDIDGLAYVKPPVAAGEEAELLSAPGATAPVPLPLLADVRDSAKECPGDCIHVRRVADKVEVYGPDAA, encoded by the coding sequence ATGACCGCGCAGAACGAGGTCTCCGGCAACGAAACGGCGGCCGCCGCATCCGAGGCTCTCGAGGTGTGGATCGACCAGGACCTGTGTACCGGCGACGGTATCTGCGCGCAGTACGCGCCAGAGGTCTTCGAGCTCGACATCGACGGCCTGGCCTACGTCAAGCCCCCCGTGGCGGCCGGCGAGGAGGCCGAGCTGCTCTCGGCGCCCGGGGCCACGGCCCCGGTGCCGCTACCGCTGCTCGCCGACGTCAGGGACTCCGCGAAGGAGTGTCCGGGCGACTGCATCCACGTGCGGCGGGTCGCCGACAAGGTCGAGGTCTACGGGCCGGACGCCGCCTGA
- a CDS encoding tRNA (adenine-N1)-methyltransferase, with product MSEPTGAARRRGPFQVGDQVQLTDPKGRHYTFTLEAGKSFHTHKGAFPHDELIGAPEGSVVRTTGNVAYLALRPLLPDYVLSMPRGAAVVYPKDAGQILAMADIFPGARVVEAGVGSGSLSSFLLRAIGDQGMLHSYERRADFAEIATQNVERYFGGPHPAWQLTVGDLQDNLSDTDVDRVVLDMLAPWECLEAVSKALVPGGILCAYVATTTQLARTVEAIREHGTFNEPSAWETMVRTWHVEGLAVRPDHRMIGHTGFLLTARRLADGVEPPLRRRRPAKGAYGEDYTGPGRGQSGGAASTSDSPATEPPATSE from the coding sequence ATGTCCGAACCGACCGGTGCCGCCCGCCGTCGCGGGCCCTTCCAGGTCGGGGACCAGGTCCAGCTCACCGACCCCAAGGGACGCCACTACACCTTCACGCTCGAAGCCGGGAAGAGCTTCCACACCCACAAGGGTGCCTTCCCGCACGACGAGCTGATCGGTGCTCCCGAGGGCAGTGTTGTCCGTACCACCGGGAACGTCGCCTACCTCGCGCTGCGCCCCCTGCTCCCCGACTACGTCCTGTCCATGCCGCGCGGAGCCGCCGTGGTCTACCCCAAGGACGCGGGGCAGATCCTGGCGATGGCCGACATCTTCCCCGGCGCCCGGGTGGTGGAGGCGGGTGTCGGCTCCGGCTCGCTCAGCAGCTTCCTGCTGCGCGCCATCGGCGACCAGGGCATGCTGCACTCCTACGAGCGCCGCGCCGACTTCGCCGAGATCGCCACCCAGAACGTCGAGCGGTACTTCGGCGGCCCGCACCCCGCGTGGCAGCTGACCGTCGGTGACCTGCAGGACAACCTGTCGGACACCGACGTGGACCGGGTCGTCCTCGACATGCTCGCCCCGTGGGAGTGCCTGGAGGCCGTCTCCAAGGCCCTGGTGCCCGGCGGTATCCTGTGCGCGTACGTCGCCACCACGACCCAGCTCGCCCGCACCGTCGAGGCGATCAGGGAGCACGGGACCTTCAACGAGCCGTCGGCCTGGGAGACCATGGTCCGCACCTGGCACGTGGAGGGCCTGGCCGTGCGCCCCGACCATCGCATGATCGGGCACACCGGCTTCCTGCTCACCGCGCGCCGCCTGGCCGACGGCGTCGAGCCCCCGCTACGCCGCCGCCGACCGGCCAAGGGTGCCTACGGCGAGGACTACACCGGCCCCGGCCGCGGCCAGTCCGGCGGCGCCGCGAGCACGTCCGACAGCCCAGCCACCGAGCCCCCCGCCACCAGCGAGTAA
- a CDS encoding site-2 protease family protein: protein MDNSGQRRSGDGPDRPTEPEDRKPERPKEVGGGFLMGRPFGVPVYVAPSWFLVAALITWVFGGQLDRVLPELGTARYLVSLFFAIAFYASVLVHELAHTVAALRFKLPVRRIQLQFFGGVSEIEKESETPGREFVLAFVGPLLSLVLAGVFYLGMQVVEPGTVPGVLLAGLMISNLIVAAFNLLPGLPLDGGRMLRAVVWKLSGKPMTGTVAAAWTGRALAVAVLIGLPLVTHAGGFGDSDGFGSVDSLTDALLAAILAAIIWTGAGNSLRMARLRERLPDLRARTLTRRAVPVAADTPLSEALRRANDAGARALVVVDNHGDPTAVVREAAIVGIPEHRRPWVAVSGLAQDLKEGMRVSAELTGEQLLDTLRATPATEYLVVEETGEIYGVLSTVDVERAFLAAIARPS from the coding sequence GTGGACAACAGCGGGCAGCGGCGGTCCGGCGACGGGCCGGACCGCCCGACCGAGCCCGAGGACCGCAAACCTGAGCGGCCCAAGGAGGTCGGCGGCGGCTTCCTCATGGGCCGGCCCTTCGGCGTCCCGGTCTACGTCGCGCCGAGCTGGTTCCTGGTGGCCGCCCTGATCACCTGGGTGTTCGGCGGCCAGCTCGACCGCGTGCTGCCGGAGCTGGGCACCGCGCGCTACCTGGTCTCGCTCTTCTTCGCCATCGCCTTCTACGCCTCGGTACTCGTACACGAGCTGGCGCACACGGTGGCCGCGCTCCGCTTCAAACTTCCGGTGCGCCGCATCCAGTTGCAGTTCTTCGGTGGCGTCTCGGAGATCGAGAAGGAGTCCGAGACGCCGGGCCGGGAGTTCGTCCTGGCCTTCGTCGGCCCGCTGCTCTCGCTCGTGCTCGCCGGCGTCTTCTACCTCGGTATGCAGGTAGTGGAGCCCGGCACCGTGCCCGGCGTGCTGCTCGCCGGCCTGATGATCTCCAACCTGATCGTCGCCGCCTTCAACCTGCTGCCCGGCCTGCCGCTGGACGGCGGGCGCATGCTGCGGGCCGTGGTCTGGAAGCTCAGCGGCAAGCCCATGACCGGCACCGTCGCCGCCGCCTGGACCGGGCGCGCGCTCGCCGTCGCCGTGCTCATCGGACTGCCGCTGGTCACCCACGCGGGAGGCTTCGGCGACTCCGACGGCTTCGGCAGCGTGGACTCGCTCACCGACGCGCTGCTGGCCGCCATCCTCGCCGCGATCATCTGGACCGGCGCCGGCAACAGCCTGCGGATGGCCCGGCTCCGCGAGCGCCTGCCCGACCTGCGGGCCCGCACGCTCACCCGGCGCGCCGTCCCCGTCGCCGCCGACACCCCGCTCTCCGAGGCGCTGCGGCGCGCCAACGACGCCGGCGCCCGGGCCCTGGTCGTCGTCGACAACCACGGCGACCCGACCGCCGTCGTCCGAGAGGCGGCCATCGTCGGCATCCCCGAGCACCGCCGCCCCTGGGTCGCGGTCAGCGGCCTCGCGCAGGACCTCAAGGAGGGCATGCGCGTCTCGGCCGAGCTGACCGGCGAGCAACTGCTCGACACCCTGCGCGCCACCCCGGCCACCGAGTACCTGGTGGTCGAGGAGACCGGGGAGATCTACGGCGTGCTCTCCACGGTCGACGTGGAGCGCGCCTTCCTCGCCGCGATAGCCCGCCCCTCCTAG
- a CDS encoding PD-(D/E)XK nuclease family protein, whose protein sequence is MGTTEKAGRAASRAPLSSSLSPSRAADFMRCPLLYRFRVIDKLPEKPSAAATRGTVVHAVLERLFDSPAADRTAPRARAMVPGEWERLLAAKPELAELFATEDGGQDPERLAGWLREAEQLVERWFTLEDPTRLEPAERELYVETALESGLTLRGYIDRVDIAPTGEVRVVDYKTGRAPAPRYRGDALFQMTFYALVLWRLRGVVPRRLQLVYLGSGDVLTYDPVAAELEAVERKLLALWAAIREATETGNWQPRQTKLCGWCDHQALCPEFGGAPPPYPLQVIPAQSGPESQGRMGRV, encoded by the coding sequence ATGGGAACCACGGAGAAGGCGGGGCGGGCGGCGTCCCGGGCACCGCTGTCGTCGTCGCTGTCGCCGTCGCGGGCCGCCGACTTCATGCGGTGCCCGCTGCTGTACCGCTTCCGCGTGATCGACAAGCTCCCGGAGAAGCCCAGCGCGGCGGCGACCCGGGGCACGGTGGTGCACGCCGTCCTCGAGCGGCTCTTCGACTCCCCGGCGGCGGACCGCACGGCGCCCCGGGCCCGGGCCATGGTCCCCGGCGAGTGGGAGCGGCTGCTGGCGGCCAAGCCGGAGTTGGCCGAGTTGTTCGCGACGGAGGACGGCGGCCAGGACCCGGAGCGGCTGGCGGGGTGGCTGCGCGAGGCGGAGCAGTTGGTCGAGCGGTGGTTCACGCTGGAGGATCCGACGCGCCTGGAGCCGGCCGAGCGCGAGTTGTACGTGGAGACGGCCCTGGAGTCGGGCCTGACGCTGCGCGGCTACATCGACCGGGTGGACATCGCGCCGACGGGCGAGGTGCGGGTGGTCGACTACAAGACGGGCCGGGCGCCGGCGCCGCGGTACCGGGGCGACGCGCTGTTCCAGATGACGTTCTACGCGCTGGTGCTGTGGCGGCTGCGCGGCGTGGTGCCCAGGCGCCTCCAGCTCGTCTACCTGGGCAGCGGCGACGTGCTGACCTACGACCCGGTGGCGGCGGAGCTGGAGGCGGTCGAGCGCAAGCTGCTCGCGCTGTGGGCCGCGATCCGGGAGGCGACCGAGACGGGGAACTGGCAGCCGCGGCAGACCAAGCTCTGCGGATGGTGTGACCACCAGGCGTTGTGCCCGGAGTTCGGCGGCGCTCCCCCGCCCTACCCGCTCCAGGTCATCCCCGCGCAGTCGGGCCCGGAGAGTCAGGGCAGAATGGGGCGGGTCTAG
- a CDS encoding response regulator transcription factor, with product MAIRVLLVDDQPLLRTGFRMILEAEQDLAVVGEAGDGLQALDQVRALQPDVVLMDIRMPRMDGVEATRQITGPGRDGPAKVLVLTTFDLDEYVVEALRAGASGFLLKDAPANELVQAIRVVAAGEAMLAPSVTRRLLDKYADHLPSGEESVPDTLHTLTDREVEVLKLVARGLSNAEIAADLFVSETTVKTHVGHVLTKLGLRDRVQAAVYAYESGLVRPGAQ from the coding sequence GTGGCTATCCGCGTTCTGCTCGTCGACGACCAGCCGCTGCTGCGTACCGGCTTCCGCATGATCCTGGAGGCCGAGCAGGATCTCGCGGTCGTCGGGGAGGCCGGGGACGGGCTCCAGGCCCTCGACCAGGTCCGGGCCCTGCAGCCGGACGTGGTGCTGATGGATATCCGCATGCCCCGGATGGACGGTGTGGAGGCGACCCGGCAGATCACCGGCCCCGGACGGGACGGCCCGGCGAAGGTGCTGGTCCTGACCACGTTCGACCTCGACGAGTACGTGGTGGAGGCGCTGCGCGCCGGGGCCAGCGGCTTCCTGCTCAAGGACGCGCCCGCCAACGAGCTGGTGCAGGCGATCCGGGTGGTGGCCGCGGGCGAGGCGATGCTGGCGCCGAGCGTGACCCGGCGCCTGCTGGACAAGTACGCCGACCACCTGCCCTCGGGCGAGGAGTCGGTGCCCGACACGCTGCACACGCTCACCGACCGCGAGGTCGAGGTCCTGAAGCTGGTGGCCCGCGGCCTGTCCAACGCGGAGATCGCCGCCGACCTGTTCGTCAGCGAGACGACGGTCAAGACGCACGTGGGCCACGTGCTCACCAAGCTGGGCCTGCGGGACCGGGTGCAGGCCGCGGTCTACGCGTACGAGAGCGGCCTGGTCCGCCCCGGCGCCCAGTAG